The following are from one region of the Melitaea cinxia chromosome 7, ilMelCinx1.1, whole genome shotgun sequence genome:
- the LOC123655243 gene encoding interleukin-1 receptor-associated kinase 4-like: MYKNVELRKLPADVLCEVVNILEINDDWKRFMSIIPETLQNECSKRKYNNDHIRLIEEHAKVNKQKCTEILLDEWGTSGRVRPTLTHLKDILTQAHIYRAADEIAKMLEESLPERPTHGPAAPITTNVTELLNDESMEQRFNNMSSINKVKFNEICNKTTKQMKSASDMILFSDPGTKENNIFNKTTAHMASESDLIKFSKDQPTQISYNVPFLSIMLKSKIDKMSSKSEYSEYSASDVSYEASKGNNMVTQNPNTYQTSFPNIDVSMGIDSAILQDTNLIHFEYNELETITDNFSETLNNTPEGLKGRIGSGGFGDVFVGNHSKYGLLAVKKAHSHLQIHRKPDIAMKVFNAEVKYLSEFRHINIVPIIGFSKDGPVPCIVCEYINGGSLQQNIEAKILNEAQRIQIMIGTAEGLKYLHTSEKPLQSKTSELLGVESDSQNSTKNFVHGDVKTANILLTKEFVPKLCDFGLAKQFDSTFLTTCPMGTSAYMAPEGIHGTITQKIDIFSFGIVLLELLTGLKPIVATDGENLNIKHYVEENSVNNDISHLLDPVVNPWTKASEIYSLAKTCLEYNRKSRPTITEVVNILYRIKND, encoded by the exons ATGTACAAAAACGTCGAACTTCGTAAATTGCCAGCAGATGTACTGTGTGAAgttgttaatattttagaaattaatgatGACTGGAAAAGATTTATGTCAATTATACCTGAAACTCTTCAAAACGAATGTTCTAAACGAAAATACAATAATGACCACATAAG ATTAATTGAAGAGCATGCTAAAGTAAATAAGCAGAAATGCACAGAGATATTGTTAGATGAATGGGGAACTTCGGGCAGAGTTCGTCCTACTCTAACTCATCTAAAAGATATACTAACTCAAGCTCACATATACAGAGCAGCAGATGAAATTGCTAAAATGCTCGAAG AATCATTACCTGAGCGTCCAACTCATGGTCCAGCTGCACCGATTACAACAAATGTTACAGAACTGTTGAATGATGAAAGTATGGAACAGAGATTCAATAATATGAGTTCAATCAATAAGGTAAAGTTTaatgaaatatgtaataaaacaacGAAGCAAATGAAATCTGCCAGTGATATGATATTGTTTTCTGACCCTGGGACTAAagagaataatatatttaacaaaacaactGCTCATATGGCATCTGAGAGTGATCTAATTAAATTCTCAAAAGATCAACCAACACAGATCTCTTATAATGTGCCATTTCTAAGCATTATGCTCAAatcaaaaattgataaaatgtcATCTAAATCTGAATATAGTGAATACTCAGCTTCTGATGTAAGCTATGAGGCGAGCAAAGGTAATAATATGGTGACACAAAATCCAAACACATACCAGACATCATTTCCAAATATTGATGTTTCAATGGGTATAGACAGTGCTATACTTCAGGATACCAATTTAATTCACTTCGAATATAATGAATTAGAAACCATCACTGATAACTTTTCTGAAACTCTAAATAATACCCCTGAGGGCTTAAAAGGGAGAATTGGCAGTGGAGGATTTGGTGATGTTTTTGTTGGCAACCATTCAAAGTATGGATTGCTTGCTGTTAAAAAAGCTCATAGTCATTTACAAATACATCGTAAACCTGATATTGCCATGAAAGTTTTTAATGCTGAAGTAAAGTATCTTTCAGAATTTAggcatattaatattgttcctATAATAGGATTCTCTAAGGACGGACCAGTGCCATGTATCGTATGCGAGTATATTAATGGAGGATCATTACAACAAAATATTGAAGCAAAGATTTTGAATGAAGCCCAAAGAATTCAAATAATGATAGGAACAGCGGAAGGCTTGAAATATTTACACACTAGTGAAAAACCATTGCAAAGTAAAACAAGTGAACTTTTGGGAGTTGAATCAGATTCACAGAACTCAACAAAGAATTTTGTTCATGGGGATGTTAAAACTGCCAATATTCTTTTGACAAAAGAATTTGTGCCCAAG TTATGTGATTTTGGTTTGGCCAAGCAATTTGATTCAACATTTCTGACAACATGTCCAATGGGAACTTCAGCCTACATGGCACCTGAGGGCATTCACGGTACTATAACacaaaaaattgatatattcaGTTTTGGTATTGTATTATTGGAACTACTCACAGGATTAAAACCAATTGTTGCTACCGACGGAGAAAACctcaatataaaacattatgttgAAGAAAACTCTGTTAATAATGACATAAGCCACTTGTTAGATCCTGTTGTTAATCCTTGGACAAAAGCTAGTGAAATTTATAGTTTAGCTAAAACTTGTCTTGAGTATAATAGAAAAAGTAGACCTACTATAACAGAAGTGGTTAACAttttatacagaataaaaaacgattaa
- the LOC123655244 gene encoding uncharacterized protein LOC123655244, with the protein MKYISELMESINRCLLPKLAKYFDESQTHKEFDIRNENLRHNFQLLEQCLGDLDILKTKEVSAIIAALLILYKELTCDCSWNNEDTQEYSKKLNIYFELLCGLRLDNILHQRSNFNVQEIYDTSLDMLHRKLSYENFKKYPGQVEVYCSIVKDLRKYKVSLNPQNVFPASLLLIDDYINANKSKGLICCLSILRCLEYKHFKGGNYYEVVYKSLMKVSIEKDADITKLTHACLLELCRIFPSDIKDARLKEIYSEILDQLYTESNLYRKAECFKFTKNIIEFHKVSCVIKNNFKNIINDSLDNCTNEAVAEILLPHTLQCLEEWLKYCWPIWKLSSDYKMISALLKVLLTSKDSEIATHIQKLLITLICLCKTDEQKQIIANLDKANEIQNTEFNLRIEAIKQEINV; encoded by the exons atgaaatatatttcggAATTAATGGAAAGCATCAACCGTTGTTTACTTCCAAAATTAGCTAAGTATTTCGATGAGAGTCAAACTCACAAAGAATTCGATATACGAAATGAGAATTTACGTCATAATTTTCAATTACTGGAACAATGTTTAGGagatttagatattttaaaaacaaaagaagtTTCGGCCATAATAGCagcattacttatattatacaaaGAGCTGACTTGCGATTGCTCATGGAATAATGAAGACACACAggaatattcaaaaaaattaaacatttacttTGAACTACTGTGCGGTTTACGTTTAGATAATATATTGCATCAAAGGAGTAATTTTAATGTTCAAGAAATATATGATACTTCCCTAGATATGTTGCATAGGAAACTGTCATACGAAAACTTTAAGAAGTATCCAGGACAAGTTGAAGTATACTGCTCTATTGTAAAAGATCTAAGA aaatataAAGTCAGCTTAAATCCCCAAAACGTATTTCCGGCATCATTATTATTGATCGATGATTATATCAATGCAAATAAGAGTAAAGGATTGATATGCTGTTTATCAATATTGCGATGTTTG GAGTATAAACATTTCAAAGGTggtaattattatgaagttgTATATAAAAGCCTAATGAAGGTATCTATTGAAAAAGATGCAGATATAACAAAGTTAACTCATGCATGTCTATTGGAATTGTGCAGGATTTTCCCATCAGATATAAAG GACGCCAGACTTAAGGAAATCTATTCAGAAATTCTAGATCAGTTGTACACAGAATCAAATTTATACAGAAAGGCAGAATGTTTcaaattcacaaaaaatattattgaattccACAAAGTGAGCTGtgtaatcaaaaataatttcaaaaacattataaacGATAGTTTGGATAACTGCACAAATGAAGCTGTTGCTGAAATACTTCTACCACATACATTACAg tGTTTAGAAGAATGGCTCAAATATTGTTGGCCTATATGGAAGCTTTCTTCTGATTATAAAATGATTTCTGCCCtcttaaaagtattattaacaAGCAAAGACAGCGAAATAGCTACTCACATACAGAAACTACTGATCACCTTAATCTGTTTATGTAAAACAGATGAACAGAAGCAAATTATTGCAAACTTAGATAAAGCTAATGAAATACAAAATACTGAATTTAACTTGCGTATAGAAGCaataaaacaagaaattaatgtttag
- the LOC123655119 gene encoding NPC intracellular cholesterol transporter 1-like encodes MPAKKKLRSPQQIWEYISSIFVEFVERIFFSIGVFVAKYPWRTIAATWAFVLLSCGGLFNFHIEKNPMKLWVPPDSDFFYDTNWYINNFGTNFRLQKLLITADNVLDPKVIKLVYNISNQVRLLEAQYKNQTFSLDDLCFKVPIVNFASTTWKSRSEDSIITNKSKSSQKHNVIEEDLSDPSLWIDDDFYCSFLESFPLTCLQYNILDMWKSNLTLINNASNYDVIKKINEMKSNPSTGHPLDFSQLLGGVERDETGDIVSAKSILLTWCMYVNMTEVNLNEVGNLIGTEDWVSVPLALWEIEYLKYVKSLHYNDSNLKFYFEAGRSFADTSGETMFQEMDKLLIGIVMMFIYVVIAVSRCNWLEIRLTLGSVGLLNVGMAYITTIGWCSLMGIPFGPVHSSLPFLLMGLGVDDMFVMNACWKIVLDSATCQSVPMKVGHMLKHAGVSIVITSFTDIVALLIGAITILPSLKSFCIYAAVGVFFIFCYSITFYVAVFTLDVRRIEQKRNGLLLCYKHKNDVSSSTENTFFSNLLASIYRNMVLTIPGKMIIILFTVVMASFSVVSVLKLEERFDPKWFIPDGTYYRDYLDVHNLYYDEGQPGVIFLGEIDYNKEFFKIYDMIQVLRNEPYVTELNTWVETFHGYVLTNYGHNLRNSSEVSNVQFNKYLSRFIFSPIGGRFQMNFKFKESLTCGHVFNNITASLISFRFKRFKGPEEYIPAMNRIKHIVKSTNITTGNGYRSVWSKAFANWVTDEIIGVEVERNIELALFCVMVCTVILITNLQMCLWIFICVLLTIVNVLGWMQRWGMTVDIVCCIGLELAIGLCVDYAAHVGHTFLTISEGSRNERAFKTVTSIGTAVLLGGGSTLLSLSLLSMSKAYTFQSFFKIFLLVILFGLFNGLLFLPVVLSLIGPAPYKPHRDEKELTPECVELNGKFYEKEKQGDDG; translated from the coding sequence ATGCCTGCGAAGAAGAAGCTTAGGTCACCACAACAAATATGGGAATATATTTCATCTATTTTCGTTGAATTTGTTgagagaatatttttttctataggaGTGTTTGTTGCAAAATATCCATGGAGAACTATAGCAGCAACGTGGGCCTTTGTCCTCCTGAGCTGTGGAGGATTATTCAATTTTCACATAGAAAAGAATCCTATGAAGTTATGGGTACCTCCAGATTCAGATTTCTTTTATGATACCAATTGGTATATCAATAACTTTGGTACAAATTTTAGAttacaaaaattgttaattacGGCAGATAATGTATTAGAtccaaaagtaataaaactagtTTATAATATCTCAAATCAGGTACGCTTACTGGAGGCTCAGTATAAGAACCAAACATTTTCTCTGGATGATTTGTGTTTTAAAGTTCCTATTGTTAACTTTGCTAGTACTACCTGGAAGTCTAGATCTGAGGATTccataataactaataaaagcAAATCTTCACAAAAGCATAATGTAATAGAAGAAGACTTGTCTGATCCATCCCTTTGGAtcgatgatgatttttattgtaGTTTTCTTGAAAGTTTTCCATTAACCTGTCTTCAGTATAATATTTTAGACATGTGGAAGAGTAATTTAACTCTAATCAATAATGCATCAAATtatgatgtaataaaaaaaattaatgaaatgaaaagtaATCCTTCTACAGGTCATCCCTTAGACTTTTCACAGTTGTTAGGAGGAGTAGAACGTGATGAGACTGGTGATATTGTTTCAGCTAAATCTATTTTACTTACTTggtgtatgtatgtaaacatgACAGAAGTCAATCTTAATGAAGTAGGAAATTTAATTGGAACAGAGGACTGGGTATCAGTACCACTGGCACTATGggaaatagaatatttaaagtatGTAAAATCCTTACATTATAATgacagtaatttaaaattttatttcgaagCAGGAAGAAGCTTTGCAGATACTAGTGGAGAGACAATGTTTCAGGAAAtggataaattattaattggcATAGTAATGATGTTTATCTATGTAGTTATTGCTGTGTCTCGTTGTAATTGGTTGGAGATCAGATTAACATTAGGTAGTGTTGGTCTATTAAATGTTGGAATGGCCTATATAACTACAATAGGGTGGTGTTCCTTGATGGGTATACCTTTTGGTCCTGTTCATTCTTCTTTACCTTTTCTCTTAATGGGTTTAGGTGTGGATGATATGTTTGTCATGAATGCTTGTTGGAAAATTGTCTTAGATTCAGCTACCTGCCAATCTGTTCCCATGAAAGTGGGACATATGCTTAAACATGCTGGAGTATCAATTGTCATAACATCTTTCACTGATATTGTAGCACTTTTAATAGGAGCCATCACAATTTTACCATCACTAAAATCTTTTTGTATTTATGCAGCTGTGGgagtgttttttatattttgttattctatTACATTTTATGTAGCAGTTTTTACATTAGATGTTAGACGAATTGAACAAAAACGAAATGGCCTATTGCTttgttataaacataaaaacgaTGTTTCGTCATCAACAGAgaacacatttttttcaaacCTACTGGCaagtatttatagaaatatggTATTAACTATTCCAGGAAagatgattattatattattcactGTAGTTATGGCTAGTTTTAGTGTCGTATCAGTATTGAAATTAGAAGAGAGATTTGATCCAAAATGGTTTATTCCTGATGGTACTTATTATAGAGATTATTTAGATGTTCACAACTTATATTATGATGAGGGACAACCTGGAGTCATTTTCTTAGGTGAAATAgattacaataaagaattttttaaaatttatgatatgaTTCAAGTATTGAGGAATGAACCTTATGTTACTGAACTAAATACTTGGGTTGAAACTTTTCATGGATATGTTCTCACGAATTATGGTCACAATTTGAGAAACTCATCAGAAGTATCTAACGTGCAATTTAACAAGTATTTATCTAGGTTTATTTTTAGTCCAATTGGTGGCCGATTTCAAATGAACTTTAAATTTAAGGAATCTCTGACCTGTGGgcatgtatttaataatattacggCATCATTGATATCATTTCGATTTAAGAGGTTCAAAGGTCCAGAGGAATATATACCAGCTATGAATAGAATAAAACATATTGTTAAATCAACTAATATTACAACAGGTAATGGTTATCGTAGCGTTTGGTCAAAAGCATTTGCTAATTGGGTTACTGACGAAATTATAGGTGTCGAAGTTGAAAGAAATATTGAACTAGCCCTATTTTGTGTAATGGTTTGCACTGTCATTCTCATTACGAATCTTCAGATGTGTTTGTGGATATTCATTTGTGTTTTATTAACTATTGTTAATGTTTTAGGTTGGATGCAAAGATGGGGAATGACTGTTGATATTGTTTGTTGTATAGGCCTCGAACTAGCAATAGGTCTTTGTGTAGATTACGCCGCACATGTTGGTCATACCTTTTTAACGATTTCTGAGGGTTCCCGCAATGAACGGGCGTTTAAAACCGTAACATCGATAGGTACAGCTGTTTTGTTGGGTGGAGGGTCAACCTTGCTTTCTTTGTCTTTATTAAGTATGTCAAAGGCCTATACTTTTCAgtcatttttcaaaatattcttaCTCGTAATTCTTTTTGGTCTTTTTAATGGTTTACTGTTTTTGCCAGTAGTTTTGTCTTTAATCGGCCCAGCACCATATAAACCACATAGAGACGAAAAAGAGTTAACACCGGAGTGTGTAGAATTGAATGGAAAGttttatgaaaaagaaaaacaaggAGATGATGGTTAA